The proteins below are encoded in one region of Streptomyces ficellus:
- a CDS encoding winged helix-turn-helix transcriptional regulator — MTDTRTRTTPTATDPELACPVSPVVDIVFSRWTTPILWTLHTHGRQRFVELERRIARITPKVLTQRLRQLERDGLVVRTYHPEVPPRVEYEISALGRSLAPLFAHLAEWAAENLTKVERARDAYDADDTNGSR, encoded by the coding sequence ATGACGGACACCCGTACCCGGACGACTCCCACGGCGACCGATCCCGAACTCGCCTGCCCGGTCAGCCCGGTGGTCGACATCGTGTTCAGCCGCTGGACCACGCCGATCCTGTGGACCCTGCACACGCACGGCCGTCAGCGGTTCGTCGAACTGGAACGGCGCATCGCCCGGATCACCCCCAAGGTGCTGACCCAGCGCCTGCGCCAACTCGAACGCGACGGCCTGGTGGTGCGCACCTATCACCCGGAGGTCCCGCCCCGGGTCGAGTACGAGATCAGCGCTCTGGGCCGCAGCCTCGCCCCGCTCTTCGCCCACCTCGCCGAGTGGGCCGCGGAGAACCTCACCAAGGTCGAGCGGGCCCGCGACGCCTACGACGCGGACGACACGAACGGCTCCCGCTGA
- a CDS encoding single-stranded DNA-binding protein, whose translation MNDTMVTVVGNVATSVDYRDTAMGGVAKFRFAATARRWDREKAAWVDGHTSFCTVSAWRALAANLAASVSVGDPLVVHGRLRVREEDWDGQRRTFVDLEASAAGHDLTRGTSAFRRVTKGEPRAADRTGDGSEPAGAGGDGGATGTNGTTGTTGTTGSAGAAGGGAADRQAELVS comes from the coding sequence ATGAACGACACGATGGTGACGGTGGTGGGCAATGTCGCGACGAGCGTGGACTACCGCGACACCGCGATGGGAGGCGTGGCGAAATTCCGGTTCGCGGCGACCGCGCGCCGCTGGGACCGCGAGAAGGCGGCCTGGGTGGACGGACACACGAGTTTCTGCACGGTGAGCGCGTGGCGGGCGCTGGCCGCCAACCTGGCCGCGTCGGTGTCGGTCGGTGACCCGCTGGTCGTCCACGGGCGGCTGAGGGTGCGGGAGGAGGACTGGGACGGTCAGCGCCGGACGTTCGTCGACCTCGAGGCGTCGGCGGCCGGACACGACCTGACGCGCGGGACCTCGGCGTTCAGGAGGGTGACGAAGGGCGAGCCCCGCGCGGCGGACCGGACGGGCGACGGGAGCGAGCCGGCCGGGGCGGGCGGCGACGGCGGCGCGACCGGGACGAACGGGACCACCGGGACCACCGGAACGACCGGGTCGGCGGGGGCGGCGGGAGGTGGTGCGGCGGACCGGCAGGCCGAGCTGGTGTCGTGA
- a CDS encoding DUF4142 domain-containing protein produces MIRTHRWAATAFTCLTLTGIAAGPAAATAPADGSSNAHATDAAFLRASHQGNLTEIAAGKDARKNATTDCVKKVGEVLVRDHTKLDADTRALADDQGVDLPLAPTKEQQDTLADVMSKAGTEAYDHAWLKAQAAAHEKTLARIDNQVANGKNARVTAAAKAARPVVAMHLDMVRGGECHAGAAPKAIHAGNGGPVATSLAAGVPVAVAVPALAVGGLLVAGGAFWAASRMRRNDNR; encoded by the coding sequence GTGATCCGCACCCACCGCTGGGCCGCCACGGCCTTCACCTGTCTGACCCTGACCGGCATAGCCGCCGGTCCCGCCGCCGCCACGGCCCCCGCCGACGGCTCCTCCAACGCCCACGCCACCGACGCGGCGTTCCTCCGCGCCTCCCACCAGGGGAACCTGACCGAGATCGCGGCGGGGAAGGACGCCCGGAAGAACGCCACCACCGACTGTGTGAAGAAGGTCGGCGAGGTGCTCGTCCGCGACCACACCAAGCTCGACGCGGACACCCGGGCGCTCGCCGACGACCAGGGTGTCGACCTGCCCCTCGCGCCCACGAAGGAACAGCAGGACACCCTCGCGGACGTGATGTCCAAGGCGGGCACCGAGGCCTACGACCACGCGTGGCTGAAGGCCCAGGCCGCCGCCCACGAGAAGACCCTGGCCCGGATCGACAACCAGGTCGCCAACGGGAAGAACGCCCGGGTGACCGCCGCCGCCAAGGCCGCCCGCCCGGTCGTCGCCATGCACCTGGACATGGTCCGCGGTGGTGAGTGCCACGCCGGGGCGGCCCCCAAGGCCATCCACGCCGGCAACGGCGGCCCGGTCGCGACGTCCCTGGCGGCCGGCGTACCGGTCGCGGTCGCCGTACCGGCGCTCGCGGTCGGCGGCCTCCTGGTGGCGGGCGGAGCCTTCTGGGCCGCGTCCCGGATGCGCCGCAACGACAACCGCTGA
- a CDS encoding class F sortase, whose amino-acid sequence MGAWPRNPRDEFPPPRGREESGPDRVLVRAGLAAVATALVAYLFPFYPAPVRAPDAGVLPGSSAAAPPAAGRAGAYSPPVSLGVPGHLRPTPVDPVTADRTGAMAVPESPARLGWWALGAPPGAARGTVLLAGHLDSAAEGAGPFEALHDVPLGARAHLTTADGRHHTYRIVARRTYAKEALPQDVFTPRGTPRLVLVTCTGTFDPATHAYAENLVLYGEPAR is encoded by the coding sequence GTGGGCGCCTGGCCGCGCAACCCGCGTGACGAGTTCCCGCCGCCGCGGGGGCGCGAGGAGTCCGGCCCGGACCGCGTGCTGGTCCGGGCCGGACTCGCCGCGGTCGCCACCGCGCTCGTGGCGTACCTCTTCCCGTTCTATCCGGCTCCCGTGCGGGCGCCGGACGCGGGCGTCCTGCCGGGGTCGTCCGCCGCGGCGCCGCCCGCCGCCGGCAGGGCCGGGGCGTACTCGCCGCCCGTGTCGCTCGGCGTCCCGGGCCACCTGCGCCCCACACCGGTCGACCCGGTCACCGCGGACCGGACCGGGGCCATGGCCGTGCCGGAGTCGCCCGCCCGCCTGGGCTGGTGGGCCCTCGGCGCACCCCCCGGCGCCGCCCGCGGCACCGTCCTGCTGGCCGGCCACCTCGACTCGGCCGCCGAGGGCGCGGGCCCCTTCGAGGCCCTCCACGACGTGCCCCTGGGTGCCCGGGCGCACCTCACCACGGCGGACGGCAGGCACCACACGTACCGGATCGTCGCCCGGCGCACGTACGCCAAGGAGGCCCTGCCCCAGGACGTCTTCACCCCGCGCGGGACGCCCCGCCTGGTCCTGGTCACCTGCACCGGCACCTTCGACCCCGCCACGCACGCGTACGCCGAGAACCTGGTGCTCTACGGGGAGCCGGCCCGGTAG
- a CDS encoding dynamin family protein, with protein sequence MDVRPQLIDALSALRDRVAAVRLPLPLPGAPRARQTRAELLAQLDDYLVPRLKEPEAPLLAVIGGSTGAGKSTLVNSLVGRRVSEAGVLRPTTRTPVLVCHPDDHHWFAGMRVLPQLTRVWAAPDGEAEPEDGKQERALRVETADTVPRGLALLDAPDIDSLVVESRELAAELICAADVWVMVTTASRYADAVPWHLLRTAKEYDATLVTVLDRVPHQVINEVSRQYEALLARAGLGEVPRFTIPELPESAGGGHGLLPDTAVAPLRAWLAHRTQDPAARQQTVGRTAGGVIDSLNARLPELAGAVAAQYAAAVRLTGAVQGAYEQEGERVRRELRRGAVLAGDARTRWRGYPRDCTATELLDSLAESLTALLQCAVAAADDHVRESWRREPAARVLDAGAGRSSGPDRETGERIGMAVRRWRRVLEELAEDEVRRMDRAAAPDPETVAALLAAALLGGRRARSAGERLAELLGAQGALRLRDRGGELVTAYIDRVLHEERVRRLEPLRALDVTPEPQSELIAALSRLQKER encoded by the coding sequence TTGGACGTACGGCCTCAGCTCATCGACGCACTCTCCGCCCTGCGCGACCGTGTCGCCGCCGTGCGTCTCCCACTGCCCCTTCCGGGCGCGCCACGGGCCCGGCAGACGCGGGCCGAGCTGCTCGCGCAGCTCGACGACTACCTGGTGCCCCGGCTCAAGGAACCCGAGGCTCCGCTGCTCGCCGTCATCGGCGGGTCCACCGGGGCCGGGAAGTCGACGCTCGTCAACTCCCTCGTAGGGCGGCGGGTCAGCGAGGCCGGGGTGCTCAGACCCACCACCCGCACACCCGTCCTTGTCTGCCATCCGGACGACCACCACTGGTTCGCCGGGATGCGGGTGCTGCCCCAGCTCACCCGCGTATGGGCGGCCCCGGACGGGGAGGCCGAGCCGGAGGACGGCAAGCAGGAGCGCGCCCTGCGGGTCGAGACCGCCGACACCGTCCCGCGCGGACTGGCCCTGCTCGACGCCCCCGACATCGACTCCCTCGTCGTCGAGAGCCGCGAACTCGCCGCCGAGCTGATCTGCGCCGCCGACGTGTGGGTGATGGTGACGACCGCCTCGCGCTACGCCGACGCCGTGCCCTGGCACCTGCTGCGCACCGCCAAGGAGTACGACGCCACCCTCGTCACCGTCCTCGACCGGGTGCCGCACCAGGTCATCAACGAGGTCTCACGCCAGTACGAGGCGCTCCTCGCCCGCGCCGGTCTCGGCGAGGTGCCCCGGTTCACCATCCCCGAACTGCCCGAGTCCGCCGGCGGCGGCCACGGACTCCTGCCCGACACCGCCGTCGCCCCGCTGCGCGCCTGGCTCGCCCACCGCACCCAGGACCCCGCCGCCCGCCAGCAGACCGTCGGACGCACGGCCGGCGGGGTGATCGACTCGCTGAACGCCCGGCTGCCGGAGCTGGCCGGGGCCGTCGCCGCCCAGTACGCCGCCGCCGTCCGCCTCACCGGCGCCGTCCAGGGCGCCTACGAGCAGGAGGGCGAACGCGTACGGCGCGAGCTGCGGCGCGGAGCCGTACTCGCCGGGGACGCCCGCACCCGCTGGCGCGGCTACCCCCGCGACTGCACGGCCACCGAACTGCTCGACTCCCTCGCCGAGTCCCTGACCGCTCTCCTTCAGTGCGCCGTCGCCGCCGCCGACGACCACGTACGGGAATCCTGGCGGCGCGAACCGGCCGCCCGGGTGCTCGACGCGGGCGCCGGGAGGTCCTCCGGGCCCGACCGCGAGACCGGGGAGCGCATCGGCATGGCCGTACGCCGCTGGCGGCGCGTCCTGGAGGAGCTGGCCGAGGACGAGGTACGGCGCATGGACCGCGCCGCCGCCCCCGACCCCGAGACGGTGGCCGCCCTCCTCGCGGCCGCGCTGCTCGGCGGGCGCAGGGCGCGCAGCGCCGGGGAACGGCTCGCCGAACTGCTCGGCGCCCAGGGCGCGCTGCGGCTGCGCGATCGGGGCGGCGAGCTGGTGACCGCGTACATCGACCGCGTCCTGCACGAGGAGCGGGTCCGGCGGCTCGAACCGCTCCGGGCCCTCGACGTGACCCCCGAACCACAGTCCGAGCTCATCGCCGCACTGTCCCGACTGCAGAAGGAGAGGTGA
- a CDS encoding DUF1772 domain-containing protein translates to MPTLLLALAVISTGLYAGFMLIFLTGIMPALARLTDEQFVTAMRRVNEFVPRAVFLAVFAGVVVFPVLALAIPVEGASDGRRWLIVAGLACAVLNHLVTIAGNIPLNNALAASEGEAPGAVRQAFESRWNAFHLLRTLLITASFALLVTASVT, encoded by the coding sequence ATGCCGACGCTGCTGCTCGCCCTCGCCGTCATCTCCACCGGCCTGTACGCCGGGTTCATGCTGATCTTCCTGACCGGGATCATGCCCGCCCTGGCGAGGCTGACGGACGAGCAGTTCGTGACGGCCATGCGGCGCGTCAACGAGTTCGTGCCCCGGGCGGTGTTCCTCGCCGTCTTCGCGGGCGTGGTCGTCTTCCCGGTCCTGGCCCTCGCGATACCCGTCGAGGGCGCGTCCGACGGCCGGCGGTGGCTGATCGTCGCCGGTCTGGCGTGCGCGGTGCTCAACCACCTCGTCACCATCGCCGGCAACATCCCGCTCAACAACGCGCTCGCCGCCTCGGAGGGCGAGGCGCCCGGCGCCGTACGACAGGCGTTCGAGTCCCGGTGGAACGCCTTCCACCTGCTGCGCACCCTGCTGATCACCGCGTCGTTCGCCCTGCTCGTCACGGCCTCGGTCACCTGA
- a CDS encoding GTPase, whose translation MTAVSAVDERWDDGLIARRAQEQAAADGDAPADEPHVPIGEAYAGTLRSRLDALRELVGLSRTRLDGDTLAEAGRVLDEAAARQRLSSRHTVVAIAGPTGSGKSTLINALAGVPVSETGLRRPTTANPIACTWSEGAAGLLDRLAIPGRLRRRPLAGGAGDEALQGLVLVDLPDHDSAVVAHRDQVDRVLALVDAVIWVVDPEKYADAALHERYLRPLAGHAEVTFVVLNQVDRLPGDAAHQVLDDLRRLLDEDGMALGEHGEPGATVLAVSALTGEGVGELRELLGAFVQGRGAAERRLSADVDAAAARLRPVYMADGHPGLGERSREDFGARLAVAVGARAAGEAAEREWRRNAGRACGTPWLRLWRWYERMRTHGGVAGAEEGAEQSAASAEEDELTARQRVEQAVRVVADEASRGLPAPWAQAVREAAVRGARGLPEALDELAVSVAAPPAGGRPPRPAWWPAAVLAQAAMTLLQFYGALWLVGQIVGVLEPGLVPPVLVMLAGILGGPLVEWACAAAARGPARRYGQETERRLREAAAGCGRARVLDPVAAELMRYREVRERYAHVARRRGDGSGPASVIVRTVGGRGGAVGPVGAVGPVGAVGPVGQVAQVGSPGLSEPSGSSGTSGAPGASGPLGQLGLTGLKGLRRL comes from the coding sequence GTGACGGCGGTGAGCGCCGTTGACGAACGCTGGGACGACGGACTGATCGCCCGCCGCGCCCAGGAACAGGCCGCCGCCGACGGCGACGCGCCGGCGGACGAGCCGCACGTCCCGATCGGGGAGGCGTACGCCGGAACGCTGCGCTCGCGGCTGGACGCCCTGCGCGAACTCGTCGGCCTGTCCAGGACCCGGCTGGACGGCGACACGCTCGCCGAGGCCGGACGGGTCCTGGACGAGGCCGCCGCGCGGCAGCGGCTGTCGTCCCGGCACACCGTCGTCGCCATCGCCGGACCCACCGGGAGCGGCAAGTCGACACTGATCAACGCGCTGGCGGGCGTACCCGTGTCGGAGACCGGGCTCCGCAGGCCCACCACCGCCAACCCCATCGCCTGCACCTGGTCCGAGGGCGCGGCCGGGCTGCTGGACCGGCTGGCCATCCCGGGACGGCTGCGGCGCAGGCCGCTGGCCGGCGGAGCGGGCGACGAGGCGCTGCAGGGCCTGGTCCTGGTCGACCTGCCCGACCACGACTCGGCGGTCGTCGCCCACCGCGACCAGGTCGACCGGGTGCTGGCCCTGGTCGACGCCGTCATCTGGGTCGTCGACCCGGAGAAGTACGCGGACGCGGCCCTGCACGAGCGCTACCTGCGCCCCCTGGCGGGCCATGCCGAGGTGACCTTCGTGGTCCTCAACCAGGTCGACCGGCTCCCCGGCGACGCCGCCCACCAGGTGCTGGACGACCTGCGGCGGCTGCTGGACGAGGACGGGATGGCCCTCGGCGAGCACGGCGAACCGGGCGCCACCGTCCTCGCCGTGTCCGCGCTCACCGGCGAGGGCGTGGGGGAACTGCGCGAACTCCTCGGCGCGTTCGTCCAGGGCCGCGGCGCCGCCGAACGGCGCCTGTCGGCGGACGTGGACGCGGCGGCCGCCCGGCTGCGCCCGGTGTACATGGCCGACGGCCACCCCGGTCTGGGCGAGCGTTCCCGCGAGGACTTCGGCGCGCGGCTCGCGGTCGCCGTCGGCGCCCGGGCGGCCGGCGAGGCGGCGGAACGCGAATGGCGGCGCAACGCGGGACGCGCCTGCGGGACGCCCTGGCTGCGGCTGTGGCGCTGGTACGAGCGGATGCGGACGCACGGGGGCGTGGCGGGCGCGGAGGAGGGCGCCGAGCAGAGCGCCGCCTCCGCGGAGGAGGACGAGCTGACGGCGCGCCAGCGGGTCGAGCAGGCCGTACGGGTGGTCGCCGACGAGGCCTCGCGCGGGCTGCCGGCACCCTGGGCGCAGGCGGTGCGCGAGGCGGCGGTACGCGGGGCCCGCGGCCTTCCGGAGGCGCTGGACGAGCTGGCGGTGTCGGTGGCGGCGCCCCCGGCGGGCGGCAGGCCGCCCCGGCCCGCGTGGTGGCCGGCCGCCGTACTGGCGCAGGCGGCCATGACGCTGCTCCAGTTCTACGGCGCCCTGTGGCTGGTCGGCCAGATCGTCGGCGTCCTCGAACCGGGCCTCGTCCCGCCGGTCCTGGTCATGCTCGCGGGCATCCTCGGCGGGCCCCTGGTGGAGTGGGCGTGCGCGGCGGCGGCCCGGGGCCCGGCCCGGCGGTACGGGCAGGAGACGGAGCGCCGGCTGCGCGAGGCGGCGGCGGGGTGCGGGCGGGCGAGGGTGCTCGACCCGGTGGCGGCGGAGCTGATGCGGTACCGCGAGGTGCGCGAGCGGTACGCACACGTGGCGCGCCGGCGCGGCGACGGTAGCGGCCCCGCCTCGGTGATCGTCCGGACGGTCGGGGGACGGGGAGGGGCGGTGGGGCCGGTGGGAGCTGTAGGGCCGGTAGGAGCTGTGGGGCCTGTGGGACAGGTCGCACAGGTGGGGTCTCCGGGACTTTCTGAGCCTTCTGGGTCTTCCGGGACTTCGGGGGCCCCGGGGGCCTCGGGACCGTTGGGACAACTCGGGCTCACGGGGCTGAAGGGCCTGCGGAGGTTGTGA
- a CDS encoding NAD(P)H-binding protein — protein MYVVTGATGNVGRSLVRILAAAGEPVRATSRNISAAGVPDGVRYARADLVDAESLRPVLEGAGTLFLQNGGPSMHRLAPRALLGVAKAAGVGRVVLLSSQGVVTRPASASHGHTARAIEDAVRESGLEWTVLRPGGFASNAYAWAESVRAQRLIAAPFADTGLPVVDPDDIAEVAAAAMTEDGHHTRAYELTGPAPSTPRERAAAVAEALGEPVRFVEQTRDEAREQMLRFLPAPVVETTLDILGEPTAAEQRVSPDTERILGRAPRTFADWAARHIAAFR, from the coding sequence ATGTACGTGGTGACGGGGGCGACGGGCAACGTCGGCCGATCGCTGGTTCGGATCCTCGCGGCCGCCGGAGAGCCGGTGAGGGCGACGTCCCGGAACATCTCGGCGGCCGGCGTGCCGGACGGCGTCCGGTACGCGCGGGCCGACCTGGTCGACGCCGAGAGCCTGCGGCCGGTCCTCGAGGGCGCCGGCACGCTGTTCCTCCAGAACGGGGGCCCCAGCATGCACCGGCTGGCCCCCCGGGCCCTCCTCGGCGTCGCCAAGGCCGCCGGGGTCGGGCGCGTGGTGCTGCTCTCCTCCCAAGGAGTCGTCACCCGTCCCGCGTCGGCGTCCCACGGGCACACGGCACGCGCCATCGAGGACGCCGTCCGGGAGTCCGGCCTGGAGTGGACGGTCCTGCGTCCCGGCGGCTTCGCCTCCAACGCGTACGCCTGGGCCGAGTCGGTCCGCGCCCAGCGGCTGATCGCCGCGCCGTTCGCCGACACCGGCCTCCCGGTCGTCGACCCGGACGACATCGCCGAGGTCGCCGCGGCCGCCATGACGGAGGACGGCCACCACACGCGCGCCTACGAACTGACCGGGCCGGCGCCCAGCACGCCCCGCGAGCGGGCCGCGGCCGTCGCGGAGGCGCTCGGCGAACCCGTCCGGTTCGTGGAGCAGACGCGCGACGAGGCCCGCGAGCAGATGCTGCGCTTCCTGCCCGCGCCGGTCGTGGAGACGACCCTCGACATCCTCGGCGAGCCCACGGCCGCCGAGCAGCGCGTCAGCCCGGACACCGAGCGGATCCTGGGCCGCGCGCCCCGCACGTTCGCGGACTGGGCCGCACGCCACATCGCCGCCTTCCGGTAG